The following proteins are co-located in the Apium graveolens cultivar Ventura chromosome 5, ASM990537v1, whole genome shotgun sequence genome:
- the LOC141723671 gene encoding DNA-directed RNA polymerase V subunit 7-like, which produces MFLKAQLQWNVIIPPENLDVEGLARQKAIIVRLLDEFSAKKATSALGYFLAVTTLDKIGEGKVRQHSGDVLFPVTFSCITYKAFAGEILEGEVHKVDEQGVLLRSGPLEHIYLSYLKHLRILGYSFVPGENPILLSEKSAKIEKGVKLRVMVTGVKYMEAEREFYAVANINGDYLGPIE; this is translated from the coding sequence ATGTTTCTGAAGGCACAGTTGCAATGGAATGTTATAATTCCTCCTGAGAATCTTGATGTCGAAGGACTGGCACGGCAGAAGGCGATAATAGTCCGCCTTTTGGATGAGTTTTCTGCTAAGAAAGCTACAAGCGCTCTTGGTTATTTTCTCGCAGTCACTACTTTGGACAAAATAGGAGAAGGAAAAGTCAGACAGCACTCAGGCGATGTGCTCTTTCCTGTAACCTTCTCCTGCATCACCTATAAAGCTTTTGCTGGTGAGATTCTAGAAGGAGAAGTCCATAAGGTAGATGAGCAAGGCGTTCTCCTGAGGAGTGGACCACTTGAGCACATTTATCTTTCGTATCTTAAGCATCTCAGGATACTGGGTTATAGTTTTGTTCCCGGTGAGAACCCTATCCTTCTGAGCGAGAAGTCAGCAAAGATTGAGAAAGGTGTCAAGCTGCGTGTTATGGTCACTGGTGTCAAGTATATGGAGGCTGAAAGGGAATTTTATGCGGTTGCCAACATAAATGGTGATTACTTGGGGCCTATTGAGTAG